A genomic window from Struthio camelus isolate bStrCam1 chromosome 2, bStrCam1.hap1, whole genome shotgun sequence includes:
- the SHARPIN gene encoding sharpin isoform X3, which translates to MGQAALTIAEYDLKDISYKVKSPMCHELTVLGSLDEPMVFNFEEEREAQKWWTIVSSSLREVQKASDSSSTLASQTPSLPMAAGGSSAAQDPEESLFSELTKKEDLALHLAQAIEFGDEEVASQCAVALARQQASLNILLKESNYPTDEINMKVVVEDATCSANITIRVHAHTTIATLKQQVFRDYGFHPLVQRWIIGQCLCVDERTISSYGIRRDGDTAFLYLLLAKTAELTEQRYEEDQAQLMLNSTSSLTNSASAEEKRKYNTLPNMSPKKAWENDSSRKMDIGEISHHLDMLQIGDLFSNQPKPAPASTTLPSPVQAGWSCPKCTFINKPTRPGCEMCSTDRPADYVVPGSYKPDEMELWRMQQEQEGILQYQQALEAERLKNFQQLLQMDEEVLVPNQEVLECRICYQLVAPGEGVLLRECLHNFCRDCLRQVINYSEEPEVACPFRDDSYACGSHLQEREIRALVSPEEYRRFLERSLVLAERRTQNSFHCKTTDCRGWCIYEDSVNEFRCPICQALNCLLCKAIHEGKNCRQYQDDLQVQAQNDSAARQTNDMLQTLVQIGEAMHCPTCLIIVQKKDGCDWIRCTVCQTEICWVTKGPRWGPGGPGDTSGGCRCNVNGQRCHPQCQNCH; encoded by the exons ATGGGGCAGGCTGCCTTG ACCATTGCTGAGTACGACCTCAAGGATATTTCATACAAAGTGAAGAGCCCCATGTGCCATGAGCTGACAGTCCTTGGGTCCTTGGACGAACCCATGGTGTTTAACTTTGAAGAAGAGCGGGAGGCGCAGAAGTGGTGGACAATCGTGAGCAGCTCCCTCCGGGAGGTGCAGAAAG CCTCTGACAGCAGCAGTACGCTGGCGTCCCAGACCCCATCCCTGCCCATGGCTGCtggaggcagctctgcagctcaggaTCCAGAGGAATCTTTGTTCTCGGAGCTTACTAAAAAAG AGGATCTGGCACTCCACCTTGCCCAAGCGATTGAGTTTGGAGACGAGGAGGTGGCCTCTCAGTGTGCCGTGGCATTGGCTCGCCAGCAAGCCTCTTTGAATATCCTGCTGAAGGAGTCCAACTACCCCACAGATGAAATCAA TATGAAGGTCGTTGTGGAAGATGCCACATGTTCTGCAAACATCACCATCAGGGTCCATGCTCACACTACAATAGCAACGCTCAAGCAGCAG GTGTTCCGGGACTATGGCTTCCACCCCTTGGTTCAGCGGTGGATCATCGGGCAGTGCCTGTGTGTGGATGAACGGACGATTTCCTCGTACGGCATTCGCCGGGATGGAGACACCGCGTTTCTGTATCTGCTCTTGGCAAAGACGGCCGAGCTCACTGAACAGCGCTATGAGGAGGATCAGGCACAACTCATGCTGAACTCCACCTCCTCGCTGACCAACAGCGCCAGCGCTGAGGAAAAACGCAAATACAACACCCTGCCAAACATGTCTCCGAAGAAAG CATGGGAGAATGACAGCAGCAGGAAGATGGACATTGGTGAAATCAGTCACCACTTGGATATGCTGCAGATTGGTGACCTTTTCAGTAACCAACCAAAACCTGCTCCTGCTAGCACAACTTTGCCTTCGCCAGTACAG GCGGGCTGGTCGTGTCCAAAGTGTACCTTCATCAACAAGCCCACGCGGCCAGGCTGTGAGATGTGTAGCACAGACCGCCCTGCTGATTATGTGGTCCCGGGCAGCTACAAGCCCGATGAAATGGAGCTCTGGAGGATGCAACAGGAGCAGGAGGGAATCTTGCAGTACCAGCAG GCGCTGGAGGCCGAGCGGCTGAAGAacttccagcagctgctgcagatggACGAGGAGGTGCTGGTGCCCAACCAGGAGGTGCTGGAGTGCCGCATCTGCTACCAGCTGGTCGCCCCGGGAGAGGGGGTGCTGCTGCGCGAGTGTCTGCACAACTTCTGCAG GGACTGTCTGCGCCAGGTGATCAACTACAGCGAGGAGCCGGAGGTGGCCTGTCCCTTCCGCGACGACTCCTACGCCTGCGGCAGCCACCTCCAGGAGCGGGAGATCCGGGCG CTGGTGTCGCCGGAGGAGTACCGGCGGTTCCTCGAGCGGAGCCTGGTGCTGGCGGAGCGGCGCACCCAGAACAGCTTCCACTGCAAGACCACGGACTGCCGGGGCTGGTGCATCTACGAGGACTCGGTGAACGAATTTCGCTGCCCTATCTGCCAGGCCCTCAACTGCCTGCTCTGCAAG GCCATCCACGAAGGCAAGAACTGCCGCCAGTACCAGGACGACCTGCAGGTGCAGGCCCAGAACGACTCCGCTGCCCGGCAGACCAACGACATGCTGCAG ACGCTGGTGCAGATCGGGGAGGCCATGCACTGCCCCACGTGCCTCATCATCGTCCAGAAGAAGGACGGCTGCGACTGGATCCGCTGCACCGTCTGCCAGACCGAGATCTGCTGGGTGACCAAGGGGCCGCGCTGGGGGCCCGGG ggccCGGGGGACACCAGCGGGGGCTGCCGCTGCAACGTCAACGGACAGAGATGCCACCCCCAGTGCCAGAACTGCCACTGA
- the SHARPIN gene encoding sharpin isoform X2 encodes MSLAKPHQEPTVLAPVASLGAKPHQGRTASTIAEYDLKDISYKVKSPMCHELTVLGSLDEPMVFNFEEEREAQKWWTIVSSSLREVQKASDSSSTLASQTPSLPMAAGGSSAAQDPEESLFSELTKKEDLALHLAQAIEFGDEEVASQCAVALARQQASLNILLKESNYPTDEINMKVVVEDATCSANITIRVHAHTTIATLKQQVFRDYGFHPLVQRWIIGQCLCVDERTISSYGIRRDGDTAFLYLLLAKTAELTEQRYEEDQAQLMLNSTSSLTNSASAEEKRKYNTLPNMSPKKAWENDSSRKMDIGEISHHLDMLQIGDLFSNQPKPAPASTTLPSPVQAGWSCPKCTFINKPTRPGCEMCSTDRPADYVVPGSYKPDEMELWRMQQEQEGILQYQQALEAERLKNFQQLLQMDEEVLVPNQEVLECRICYQLVAPGEGVLLRECLHNFCRDCLRQVINYSEEPEVACPFRDDSYACGSHLQEREIRALVSPEEYRRFLERSLVLAERRTQNSFHCKTTDCRGWCIYEDSVNEFRCPICQALNCLLCKAIHEGKNCRQYQDDLQVQAQNDSAARQTNDMLQTLVQIGEAMHCPTCLIIVQKKDGCDWIRCTVCQTEICWVTKGPRWGPGGPGDTSGGCRCNVNGQRCHPQCQNCH; translated from the exons ATGTCATTGGCCAAACCTCATCAGGAACCAACCGTCTTGGCTCCAGTAGCCTCGCTGGGGGCCAAACCTCACCAGGGCCGTACTGCCTCG ACCATTGCTGAGTACGACCTCAAGGATATTTCATACAAAGTGAAGAGCCCCATGTGCCATGAGCTGACAGTCCTTGGGTCCTTGGACGAACCCATGGTGTTTAACTTTGAAGAAGAGCGGGAGGCGCAGAAGTGGTGGACAATCGTGAGCAGCTCCCTCCGGGAGGTGCAGAAAG CCTCTGACAGCAGCAGTACGCTGGCGTCCCAGACCCCATCCCTGCCCATGGCTGCtggaggcagctctgcagctcaggaTCCAGAGGAATCTTTGTTCTCGGAGCTTACTAAAAAAG AGGATCTGGCACTCCACCTTGCCCAAGCGATTGAGTTTGGAGACGAGGAGGTGGCCTCTCAGTGTGCCGTGGCATTGGCTCGCCAGCAAGCCTCTTTGAATATCCTGCTGAAGGAGTCCAACTACCCCACAGATGAAATCAA TATGAAGGTCGTTGTGGAAGATGCCACATGTTCTGCAAACATCACCATCAGGGTCCATGCTCACACTACAATAGCAACGCTCAAGCAGCAG GTGTTCCGGGACTATGGCTTCCACCCCTTGGTTCAGCGGTGGATCATCGGGCAGTGCCTGTGTGTGGATGAACGGACGATTTCCTCGTACGGCATTCGCCGGGATGGAGACACCGCGTTTCTGTATCTGCTCTTGGCAAAGACGGCCGAGCTCACTGAACAGCGCTATGAGGAGGATCAGGCACAACTCATGCTGAACTCCACCTCCTCGCTGACCAACAGCGCCAGCGCTGAGGAAAAACGCAAATACAACACCCTGCCAAACATGTCTCCGAAGAAAG CATGGGAGAATGACAGCAGCAGGAAGATGGACATTGGTGAAATCAGTCACCACTTGGATATGCTGCAGATTGGTGACCTTTTCAGTAACCAACCAAAACCTGCTCCTGCTAGCACAACTTTGCCTTCGCCAGTACAG GCGGGCTGGTCGTGTCCAAAGTGTACCTTCATCAACAAGCCCACGCGGCCAGGCTGTGAGATGTGTAGCACAGACCGCCCTGCTGATTATGTGGTCCCGGGCAGCTACAAGCCCGATGAAATGGAGCTCTGGAGGATGCAACAGGAGCAGGAGGGAATCTTGCAGTACCAGCAG GCGCTGGAGGCCGAGCGGCTGAAGAacttccagcagctgctgcagatggACGAGGAGGTGCTGGTGCCCAACCAGGAGGTGCTGGAGTGCCGCATCTGCTACCAGCTGGTCGCCCCGGGAGAGGGGGTGCTGCTGCGCGAGTGTCTGCACAACTTCTGCAG GGACTGTCTGCGCCAGGTGATCAACTACAGCGAGGAGCCGGAGGTGGCCTGTCCCTTCCGCGACGACTCCTACGCCTGCGGCAGCCACCTCCAGGAGCGGGAGATCCGGGCG CTGGTGTCGCCGGAGGAGTACCGGCGGTTCCTCGAGCGGAGCCTGGTGCTGGCGGAGCGGCGCACCCAGAACAGCTTCCACTGCAAGACCACGGACTGCCGGGGCTGGTGCATCTACGAGGACTCGGTGAACGAATTTCGCTGCCCTATCTGCCAGGCCCTCAACTGCCTGCTCTGCAAG GCCATCCACGAAGGCAAGAACTGCCGCCAGTACCAGGACGACCTGCAGGTGCAGGCCCAGAACGACTCCGCTGCCCGGCAGACCAACGACATGCTGCAG ACGCTGGTGCAGATCGGGGAGGCCATGCACTGCCCCACGTGCCTCATCATCGTCCAGAAGAAGGACGGCTGCGACTGGATCCGCTGCACCGTCTGCCAGACCGAGATCTGCTGGGTGACCAAGGGGCCGCGCTGGGGGCCCGGG ggccCGGGGGACACCAGCGGGGGCTGCCGCTGCAACGTCAACGGACAGAGATGCCACCCCCAGTGCCAGAACTGCCACTGA
- the SHARPIN gene encoding sharpin isoform X1, whose product MLGGFVVLCLRTEGCSWLDLYFCQVRSMYRHSSCERPSVETIAEYDLKDISYKVKSPMCHELTVLGSLDEPMVFNFEEEREAQKWWTIVSSSLREVQKASDSSSTLASQTPSLPMAAGGSSAAQDPEESLFSELTKKEDLALHLAQAIEFGDEEVASQCAVALARQQASLNILLKESNYPTDEINMKVVVEDATCSANITIRVHAHTTIATLKQQVFRDYGFHPLVQRWIIGQCLCVDERTISSYGIRRDGDTAFLYLLLAKTAELTEQRYEEDQAQLMLNSTSSLTNSASAEEKRKYNTLPNMSPKKAWENDSSRKMDIGEISHHLDMLQIGDLFSNQPKPAPASTTLPSPVQAGWSCPKCTFINKPTRPGCEMCSTDRPADYVVPGSYKPDEMELWRMQQEQEGILQYQQALEAERLKNFQQLLQMDEEVLVPNQEVLECRICYQLVAPGEGVLLRECLHNFCRDCLRQVINYSEEPEVACPFRDDSYACGSHLQEREIRALVSPEEYRRFLERSLVLAERRTQNSFHCKTTDCRGWCIYEDSVNEFRCPICQALNCLLCKAIHEGKNCRQYQDDLQVQAQNDSAARQTNDMLQTLVQIGEAMHCPTCLIIVQKKDGCDWIRCTVCQTEICWVTKGPRWGPGGPGDTSGGCRCNVNGQRCHPQCQNCH is encoded by the exons ATGCTGGGTGGGTTTGTGGTTCTGTGCCTGCGGACTGAGGGTTGTTCTTGGCTTGATTTGTATTTCTGTCAAGTGCGTAGCATGTATCGGCACTCGTCTTGTGAGAGACCATCTGTGGAG ACCATTGCTGAGTACGACCTCAAGGATATTTCATACAAAGTGAAGAGCCCCATGTGCCATGAGCTGACAGTCCTTGGGTCCTTGGACGAACCCATGGTGTTTAACTTTGAAGAAGAGCGGGAGGCGCAGAAGTGGTGGACAATCGTGAGCAGCTCCCTCCGGGAGGTGCAGAAAG CCTCTGACAGCAGCAGTACGCTGGCGTCCCAGACCCCATCCCTGCCCATGGCTGCtggaggcagctctgcagctcaggaTCCAGAGGAATCTTTGTTCTCGGAGCTTACTAAAAAAG AGGATCTGGCACTCCACCTTGCCCAAGCGATTGAGTTTGGAGACGAGGAGGTGGCCTCTCAGTGTGCCGTGGCATTGGCTCGCCAGCAAGCCTCTTTGAATATCCTGCTGAAGGAGTCCAACTACCCCACAGATGAAATCAA TATGAAGGTCGTTGTGGAAGATGCCACATGTTCTGCAAACATCACCATCAGGGTCCATGCTCACACTACAATAGCAACGCTCAAGCAGCAG GTGTTCCGGGACTATGGCTTCCACCCCTTGGTTCAGCGGTGGATCATCGGGCAGTGCCTGTGTGTGGATGAACGGACGATTTCCTCGTACGGCATTCGCCGGGATGGAGACACCGCGTTTCTGTATCTGCTCTTGGCAAAGACGGCCGAGCTCACTGAACAGCGCTATGAGGAGGATCAGGCACAACTCATGCTGAACTCCACCTCCTCGCTGACCAACAGCGCCAGCGCTGAGGAAAAACGCAAATACAACACCCTGCCAAACATGTCTCCGAAGAAAG CATGGGAGAATGACAGCAGCAGGAAGATGGACATTGGTGAAATCAGTCACCACTTGGATATGCTGCAGATTGGTGACCTTTTCAGTAACCAACCAAAACCTGCTCCTGCTAGCACAACTTTGCCTTCGCCAGTACAG GCGGGCTGGTCGTGTCCAAAGTGTACCTTCATCAACAAGCCCACGCGGCCAGGCTGTGAGATGTGTAGCACAGACCGCCCTGCTGATTATGTGGTCCCGGGCAGCTACAAGCCCGATGAAATGGAGCTCTGGAGGATGCAACAGGAGCAGGAGGGAATCTTGCAGTACCAGCAG GCGCTGGAGGCCGAGCGGCTGAAGAacttccagcagctgctgcagatggACGAGGAGGTGCTGGTGCCCAACCAGGAGGTGCTGGAGTGCCGCATCTGCTACCAGCTGGTCGCCCCGGGAGAGGGGGTGCTGCTGCGCGAGTGTCTGCACAACTTCTGCAG GGACTGTCTGCGCCAGGTGATCAACTACAGCGAGGAGCCGGAGGTGGCCTGTCCCTTCCGCGACGACTCCTACGCCTGCGGCAGCCACCTCCAGGAGCGGGAGATCCGGGCG CTGGTGTCGCCGGAGGAGTACCGGCGGTTCCTCGAGCGGAGCCTGGTGCTGGCGGAGCGGCGCACCCAGAACAGCTTCCACTGCAAGACCACGGACTGCCGGGGCTGGTGCATCTACGAGGACTCGGTGAACGAATTTCGCTGCCCTATCTGCCAGGCCCTCAACTGCCTGCTCTGCAAG GCCATCCACGAAGGCAAGAACTGCCGCCAGTACCAGGACGACCTGCAGGTGCAGGCCCAGAACGACTCCGCTGCCCGGCAGACCAACGACATGCTGCAG ACGCTGGTGCAGATCGGGGAGGCCATGCACTGCCCCACGTGCCTCATCATCGTCCAGAAGAAGGACGGCTGCGACTGGATCCGCTGCACCGTCTGCCAGACCGAGATCTGCTGGGTGACCAAGGGGCCGCGCTGGGGGCCCGGG ggccCGGGGGACACCAGCGGGGGCTGCCGCTGCAACGTCAACGGACAGAGATGCCACCCCCAGTGCCAGAACTGCCACTGA
- the SHARPIN gene encoding sharpin isoform X4 — protein sequence MCHELTVLGSLDEPMVFNFEEEREAQKWWTIVSSSLREVQKASDSSSTLASQTPSLPMAAGGSSAAQDPEESLFSELTKKEDLALHLAQAIEFGDEEVASQCAVALARQQASLNILLKESNYPTDEINMKVVVEDATCSANITIRVHAHTTIATLKQQVFRDYGFHPLVQRWIIGQCLCVDERTISSYGIRRDGDTAFLYLLLAKTAELTEQRYEEDQAQLMLNSTSSLTNSASAEEKRKYNTLPNMSPKKAWENDSSRKMDIGEISHHLDMLQIGDLFSNQPKPAPASTTLPSPVQAGWSCPKCTFINKPTRPGCEMCSTDRPADYVVPGSYKPDEMELWRMQQEQEGILQYQQALEAERLKNFQQLLQMDEEVLVPNQEVLECRICYQLVAPGEGVLLRECLHNFCRDCLRQVINYSEEPEVACPFRDDSYACGSHLQEREIRALVSPEEYRRFLERSLVLAERRTQNSFHCKTTDCRGWCIYEDSVNEFRCPICQALNCLLCKAIHEGKNCRQYQDDLQVQAQNDSAARQTNDMLQTLVQIGEAMHCPTCLIIVQKKDGCDWIRCTVCQTEICWVTKGPRWGPGGPGDTSGGCRCNVNGQRCHPQCQNCH from the exons ATGTGCCATGAGCTGACAGTCCTTGGGTCCTTGGACGAACCCATGGTGTTTAACTTTGAAGAAGAGCGGGAGGCGCAGAAGTGGTGGACAATCGTGAGCAGCTCCCTCCGGGAGGTGCAGAAAG CCTCTGACAGCAGCAGTACGCTGGCGTCCCAGACCCCATCCCTGCCCATGGCTGCtggaggcagctctgcagctcaggaTCCAGAGGAATCTTTGTTCTCGGAGCTTACTAAAAAAG AGGATCTGGCACTCCACCTTGCCCAAGCGATTGAGTTTGGAGACGAGGAGGTGGCCTCTCAGTGTGCCGTGGCATTGGCTCGCCAGCAAGCCTCTTTGAATATCCTGCTGAAGGAGTCCAACTACCCCACAGATGAAATCAA TATGAAGGTCGTTGTGGAAGATGCCACATGTTCTGCAAACATCACCATCAGGGTCCATGCTCACACTACAATAGCAACGCTCAAGCAGCAG GTGTTCCGGGACTATGGCTTCCACCCCTTGGTTCAGCGGTGGATCATCGGGCAGTGCCTGTGTGTGGATGAACGGACGATTTCCTCGTACGGCATTCGCCGGGATGGAGACACCGCGTTTCTGTATCTGCTCTTGGCAAAGACGGCCGAGCTCACTGAACAGCGCTATGAGGAGGATCAGGCACAACTCATGCTGAACTCCACCTCCTCGCTGACCAACAGCGCCAGCGCTGAGGAAAAACGCAAATACAACACCCTGCCAAACATGTCTCCGAAGAAAG CATGGGAGAATGACAGCAGCAGGAAGATGGACATTGGTGAAATCAGTCACCACTTGGATATGCTGCAGATTGGTGACCTTTTCAGTAACCAACCAAAACCTGCTCCTGCTAGCACAACTTTGCCTTCGCCAGTACAG GCGGGCTGGTCGTGTCCAAAGTGTACCTTCATCAACAAGCCCACGCGGCCAGGCTGTGAGATGTGTAGCACAGACCGCCCTGCTGATTATGTGGTCCCGGGCAGCTACAAGCCCGATGAAATGGAGCTCTGGAGGATGCAACAGGAGCAGGAGGGAATCTTGCAGTACCAGCAG GCGCTGGAGGCCGAGCGGCTGAAGAacttccagcagctgctgcagatggACGAGGAGGTGCTGGTGCCCAACCAGGAGGTGCTGGAGTGCCGCATCTGCTACCAGCTGGTCGCCCCGGGAGAGGGGGTGCTGCTGCGCGAGTGTCTGCACAACTTCTGCAG GGACTGTCTGCGCCAGGTGATCAACTACAGCGAGGAGCCGGAGGTGGCCTGTCCCTTCCGCGACGACTCCTACGCCTGCGGCAGCCACCTCCAGGAGCGGGAGATCCGGGCG CTGGTGTCGCCGGAGGAGTACCGGCGGTTCCTCGAGCGGAGCCTGGTGCTGGCGGAGCGGCGCACCCAGAACAGCTTCCACTGCAAGACCACGGACTGCCGGGGCTGGTGCATCTACGAGGACTCGGTGAACGAATTTCGCTGCCCTATCTGCCAGGCCCTCAACTGCCTGCTCTGCAAG GCCATCCACGAAGGCAAGAACTGCCGCCAGTACCAGGACGACCTGCAGGTGCAGGCCCAGAACGACTCCGCTGCCCGGCAGACCAACGACATGCTGCAG ACGCTGGTGCAGATCGGGGAGGCCATGCACTGCCCCACGTGCCTCATCATCGTCCAGAAGAAGGACGGCTGCGACTGGATCCGCTGCACCGTCTGCCAGACCGAGATCTGCTGGGTGACCAAGGGGCCGCGCTGGGGGCCCGGG ggccCGGGGGACACCAGCGGGGGCTGCCGCTGCAACGTCAACGGACAGAGATGCCACCCCCAGTGCCAGAACTGCCACTGA
- the CYC1 gene encoding cytochrome c1, heme protein, mitochondrial, whose translation MAAVRCLALRPYGRLLLSPRAAPPPPRPAPAHMSSFSGLSRGKKVALSALGVAVAGGAGLALALHAAVSAGELEMHPPHFPWSHGGMLSSLDHSSLRRGYQVYKQVCSACHSMDYLAFRNLIGVTHTEEEAKALAEEVEVVDGPDENGEMFTRPGKISDYFPKPYPNPEAARAANNGALPPDLSYIVNARHGGEDYVFSLLTGYCDPPTGVTLREGLYYNPYFPGQAIGMAPPIYNEILEYDDGTPATMSQIAKDVCTFLRWAAEPEHDHRKRMGLKMLMITGLLASLLYYMKRHKWSVLKSRKMVYRPPK comes from the exons ATGGCGGCGGTGCGGTGCCTGGCGCTGCGGCCCTACGGCCGCCTCCTGTTGtcgccgcgggcggccccgccgccgccccggcccgccccg GCCCACATGTCGTCCTTCTCCGGCCTCTCCCGCGGCAAGAAGGTGGCTCTGTCGGCGCTGGGGGTGGCGGTGGCGGGTGGCGCGGGGCTCGCCCTGGCGCTGCACGCGGCCGTGAGCGCCGGCGAGCTGGAGATGCACCCGCCCCACTTCCCCTGGAGCCACGGCGGCATGCTCTCCTCCCTGGACCACAGCAG CCTGCGGCGCGGCTACCAGGTGTACAAGCAGGTGTGCTCCGCCTGCCACAGCATGGACTACCTGGCCTTCCGCAACCTCATCGGCGTCACCCACACCGAGGAGGAGGCCAAGGCCCTGGCCGAGGAG gtgGAGGTGGTGGACGGCCCGGATGAGAACGGGGAGATGTTCACGCGCCCCGGCAAGATCTCCGACTACTTCCCCAAGCCCTACCCCAACCCCGAGGCGGCGCGAGCCGCCAACAACGGGGCGCTGCCCCCTGACCTCAGCTACATCGTCAACGCGCG GCACGGGGGTGAGGACTACGTGTTCTCCCTCCTCACCGGCTACTGCGACCCCCCCACCGGCGTCACCCTCAGGGAAGGGCTCTACTATAACCCCTACTTCCCCGGGCAGGCCATCGGCATGGCCCCCCCCATCTACAATGAGATCCTGGAATACGACGACG gcacccccgCCACCATGTCGCAGATCGCGAAGGACGTCTGCACCTTCCTGaggtgggcggccgagccggagcACGACCACCGCAAACGGATGGGCTTGAAG ATGTTGATGATCACTGGTCTCCTGGCATCCCTCCTCTACTACATGAAGCGCCACAAATGGTCTGTACTAAAGAGCAGGAAAATGGTCTACCGGCCCCCCAAATAG